The Glycine soja cultivar W05 chromosome 8, ASM419377v2, whole genome shotgun sequence genome has a window encoding:
- the LOC114422349 gene encoding glucose-6-phosphate 1-dehydrogenase, chloroplastic-like isoform X2 gives MASILCPSLTIVTSYASRNEPKLVCKLTAVTGNSHSPLWFSCTRPGNSARNHFLLKSSNGLPLNAVSSNDGLAGSSTAKEDGKPQPLEGPFPFPDSECTGSNLSITVVGASGDLAKKKIFPALFALFYEDWLPKNFLVFGFARTKMTDEELRNMISKTLTCRIDTRENCQDKMDQFLKRCFYHSGQYNSEDHFSELGSKLREKEGGKLSNRLFYLSIPPNIFVDVVRCASLKASSKDGWTRVIVEKPFGRDSESSSELTKSLKQHLTEDQIFRIDHYLGKELVENLSVLRFSNLVFEPLWSRNYIRNVQIIFSEDFGTEGRGGYFDHYGIIRDIMQNHLLQILALFAMETPVSLAAEDIRNEKVKVLRSMRPLELENVVVGQYKGHSKGGKSHPAYTDDPTVPKGSLTPTFAAAALFIDNARWDGVPFLMKAGKALHTKRAEIRVQFRHVPGNLYKRNFGTDLDKATNELVLRVQPDEAIYLKINNKVPGLGMRLDRSDLNLLFRARYPREIPDAYERLLLDAIEGERRLFIRSDELDAAWALFTPLLKEIENKKIAPELYPYGSRGPVGAHYLAARHNVRWGDLGED, from the exons ATGGCCAGTATTCTGTGTCCTTCTTTAACCATAGTCACGTCCTATGCATCCAGGAATGAACCAAAACTTGTCTGTAAACTCACTGCAGTGACAGGAAACTCTCATTCACCACTATGGTTTTCTTGCACTCGCCCTGGAAACTCAGCTAGAAACCATTTTCTGCTCAAATCCTCAAATGGGCTTCCGCTAAATGCTGTTTCTTCTAATGATG GTTTAGCTGGAAGTTCAACAGCCAAAGAAGATGGCAAGCCCCAACCACTTGAAGGACCTTTTCCCTTTCCAGACTCAGAATGTACCGGATCCAACCTTAGTATAACTGTTGTTGGAGCTTCTGGAGACCTTGCTAAAAAGAAGATTTTTCCAGCACTCTTTGCTCTTTTTTATGAAGATTGGCTACCTAAG aattttctTGTGTTTGGATTTGCTCGAACTAAAATGACCGATGAAGAATTAAGGAACATGATTAGCAAGACATTAACATGCAGAATTGATACGAG GGAAAATTGCCAAGATAAAATGGATCAGTTCTTAAAAAGATGCTTTTACCATTCTGGTCAATACAACTCCGAGGACCACTTTTCTGAATTGGGTAGCAAgctgagagagaaagag GGTGGAAAACTATCAAACAGATTGTTTTATTTGTCAATACCTCCAAACATATTTGTGGATGTGGTGAGATGCGCTAGTCTTAAAGCTTCTTCAAAAGATGGATGGACAAGGGTTATTGTTGAAAAGCCATTTGGTCGTGACTCTGAATCATCTAGTGAGCTAACAAAGAGTTTGAAGCAGCACCTCACTGAAGACCAAATATTCAG GATTGACCATTACTTGGGTAAGGAGCTCGTGGAGAATCTATCAGTGCTTCGCTTTTCAAATCTTGTTTTTGAGCCTCTATGGTCCCGGAATTACATTCGCAATGTGCAGATAATATTTTCTGAAGATTTTGGAACTGAAGGAAGAGGAGG TTATTTTGATCACTATGGAATCATTCGTGATATAATGCAAAATCATCTTCTGCAAATACTAGCATTGTTTGCAATGGAAACACCTGTCAGCTTGGCTGCTGAGGACATCAGAAATGAAAAG GTTAAGGTTCTGAGATCAATGAGACCACTCGAGCTTGAAAATGTTGTTGTTGGTCAATATAAGGGCCACAGCAAGGGTGGTAAATCACATCCTGCTTATACAGATGATCCAACTGTTCCAAAGGGTAGTCTTACTCCAACATTTGCAGCAGCAGCTCTTTTTATTGACAATGCCAGATGGGATGGGGTTCCTTTTCTTATGAAAGCTGGCAAGGCTCTCCATACTAAACG TGCAGAAATCAGAGTACAATTCAGACACGTCCCAGGTAACTTGTACAAGAGGAATTTTGGAACTGATCTGGACAAAGCTACAAATGAGCTTGTGCTTCGTGTACAACCCGACGAAGCTATATATTTGAAGATCAACAATAAAGTTCCTGGTCTTGGAATGAGACTAGACAGAAGTGACCTGAATTTGCTTTTCCGGGCAAG GTATCCAAGAGAAATACCAGATGCATATGAAAGGTTACTCTTAGATGCCATTGAAGGTGAGCGAAGGCTGTTCATTAGAAGCGATGAGCTAGATGCAGCTTGGGCACTATTCACTCCTTTgctaaaagaaattgaaaacaagaAGATTGCTCCAGAGCTCTACCCCTACGGTAGCAGAGGACCAGTTGGAGCACATTACCTTGCTGCAAGGCACAATGTAAGATGGGGAGATCTCGGAGAAGACTAA
- the LOC114422349 gene encoding glucose-6-phosphate 1-dehydrogenase, chloroplastic-like isoform X1 — protein MASILCPSLTIVTSYASRNEPKLVCKLTAVTGNSHSPLWFSCTRPGNSARNHFLLKSSNGLPLNAVSSNDVGLAGSSTAKEDGKPQPLEGPFPFPDSECTGSNLSITVVGASGDLAKKKIFPALFALFYEDWLPKNFLVFGFARTKMTDEELRNMISKTLTCRIDTRENCQDKMDQFLKRCFYHSGQYNSEDHFSELGSKLREKEGGKLSNRLFYLSIPPNIFVDVVRCASLKASSKDGWTRVIVEKPFGRDSESSSELTKSLKQHLTEDQIFRIDHYLGKELVENLSVLRFSNLVFEPLWSRNYIRNVQIIFSEDFGTEGRGGYFDHYGIIRDIMQNHLLQILALFAMETPVSLAAEDIRNEKVKVLRSMRPLELENVVVGQYKGHSKGGKSHPAYTDDPTVPKGSLTPTFAAAALFIDNARWDGVPFLMKAGKALHTKRAEIRVQFRHVPGNLYKRNFGTDLDKATNELVLRVQPDEAIYLKINNKVPGLGMRLDRSDLNLLFRARYPREIPDAYERLLLDAIEGERRLFIRSDELDAAWALFTPLLKEIENKKIAPELYPYGSRGPVGAHYLAARHNVRWGDLGED, from the exons ATGGCCAGTATTCTGTGTCCTTCTTTAACCATAGTCACGTCCTATGCATCCAGGAATGAACCAAAACTTGTCTGTAAACTCACTGCAGTGACAGGAAACTCTCATTCACCACTATGGTTTTCTTGCACTCGCCCTGGAAACTCAGCTAGAAACCATTTTCTGCTCAAATCCTCAAATGGGCTTCCGCTAAATGCTGTTTCTTCTAATGATG TAGGTTTAGCTGGAAGTTCAACAGCCAAAGAAGATGGCAAGCCCCAACCACTTGAAGGACCTTTTCCCTTTCCAGACTCAGAATGTACCGGATCCAACCTTAGTATAACTGTTGTTGGAGCTTCTGGAGACCTTGCTAAAAAGAAGATTTTTCCAGCACTCTTTGCTCTTTTTTATGAAGATTGGCTACCTAAG aattttctTGTGTTTGGATTTGCTCGAACTAAAATGACCGATGAAGAATTAAGGAACATGATTAGCAAGACATTAACATGCAGAATTGATACGAG GGAAAATTGCCAAGATAAAATGGATCAGTTCTTAAAAAGATGCTTTTACCATTCTGGTCAATACAACTCCGAGGACCACTTTTCTGAATTGGGTAGCAAgctgagagagaaagag GGTGGAAAACTATCAAACAGATTGTTTTATTTGTCAATACCTCCAAACATATTTGTGGATGTGGTGAGATGCGCTAGTCTTAAAGCTTCTTCAAAAGATGGATGGACAAGGGTTATTGTTGAAAAGCCATTTGGTCGTGACTCTGAATCATCTAGTGAGCTAACAAAGAGTTTGAAGCAGCACCTCACTGAAGACCAAATATTCAG GATTGACCATTACTTGGGTAAGGAGCTCGTGGAGAATCTATCAGTGCTTCGCTTTTCAAATCTTGTTTTTGAGCCTCTATGGTCCCGGAATTACATTCGCAATGTGCAGATAATATTTTCTGAAGATTTTGGAACTGAAGGAAGAGGAGG TTATTTTGATCACTATGGAATCATTCGTGATATAATGCAAAATCATCTTCTGCAAATACTAGCATTGTTTGCAATGGAAACACCTGTCAGCTTGGCTGCTGAGGACATCAGAAATGAAAAG GTTAAGGTTCTGAGATCAATGAGACCACTCGAGCTTGAAAATGTTGTTGTTGGTCAATATAAGGGCCACAGCAAGGGTGGTAAATCACATCCTGCTTATACAGATGATCCAACTGTTCCAAAGGGTAGTCTTACTCCAACATTTGCAGCAGCAGCTCTTTTTATTGACAATGCCAGATGGGATGGGGTTCCTTTTCTTATGAAAGCTGGCAAGGCTCTCCATACTAAACG TGCAGAAATCAGAGTACAATTCAGACACGTCCCAGGTAACTTGTACAAGAGGAATTTTGGAACTGATCTGGACAAAGCTACAAATGAGCTTGTGCTTCGTGTACAACCCGACGAAGCTATATATTTGAAGATCAACAATAAAGTTCCTGGTCTTGGAATGAGACTAGACAGAAGTGACCTGAATTTGCTTTTCCGGGCAAG GTATCCAAGAGAAATACCAGATGCATATGAAAGGTTACTCTTAGATGCCATTGAAGGTGAGCGAAGGCTGTTCATTAGAAGCGATGAGCTAGATGCAGCTTGGGCACTATTCACTCCTTTgctaaaagaaattgaaaacaagaAGATTGCTCCAGAGCTCTACCCCTACGGTAGCAGAGGACCAGTTGGAGCACATTACCTTGCTGCAAGGCACAATGTAAGATGGGGAGATCTCGGAGAAGACTAA
- the LOC114422344 gene encoding LRR receptor-like serine/threonine-protein kinase IOS1, translating into MMGMLLQFLYVLFGVLISVVLVQAQDQSGFISIDCGLPESSSYTEKTTSIFYISDAKFIDAGVSKSISPAEKSTHLQQLAYVRSFPSGERNCYRINVTSGTKYLIRATFFYGNYDGLNQPPQFDLHLGPNLWDTVSFPNASLSEISEIIYTPSLDYIHPCLVNKGQGAPFISTIELRTLKNASYVTASAESLAYYRRYDLGSITNLVYRYNYDVYDRIWVPHGFNQWTQLSSTLNHDIFQNDYKLPEVVMSTAATPINASAPFQFYWDPDNVNEKFYIYMHFNEVKILAENETRTFNIFMNGKLFYGPLTPGYLTKNIIYSTSALTGATRYLFSLAKTGTSTLPPIMNAMEIYKVIDFAQSETEQDDVDAITNIKNAYGVDRNWQGDPCGPVAYIWEGLNCSYDNTPRITSLNLSSSGLTGQILSFISELTMLQYLDLSNNSLSGSVPDFLTQLQSLKVLNLAKNNLTGPVPGGLVERSKQGSLSLSLDQNPNLCESDPCIQQTNNKQPDGDQQKNKNNIVIPVVASVAGVLVLLIIVAAAIICGLKRKKPQASDVNIYVETNTPNGSQFASKQRQYTFNELVKITNNFTRILGRGGFGKVYHGFIDDTQVAVKMLSPSAVRGYEQFLAEVKLLMRVHHRNLTSLVGYCNEENNIGLIYEYMANGNLDEIVSGKSSRAKFLTWEDRLQIALDAAQGLEYLHNGCKPPIIHRDVKCANILLNENFQAKLADFGLSKSFPTDGGSYMSTVVAGTPGYLDPEYSISSRLTEKSDVYSFGVVLLEMVTGQPAIAKTPDKTHISQWVKSMLSNGDIKNIADSRFKEDFDTSSVWRIVEIGMASVSISPFKRPSMSYIVNELKECLTTELARKYSGRDTENSDSIELVTLNFTTELGPPAR; encoded by the exons ATGATGGGAATGTTATTGCAGTTTCTTTATGTATTGTTTGGGGTACTTATTTCTGTGGTTCTGGTTCAAGCACAGGATCAATCAG GATTCATTAGCATTGATTGTGGTCTACCTGAATCCTCAAGCTATACTGAGAAGACCACAAGCATATTTTACATTTCAGATGCCAAATTTATAGATGCTGGTGTAAGCAAGAGTATTTCACCAGCAGAGAAGAGTACTCATCTACAACAGCTAGCATATGTGAGGAGTTTTCCTAGTGGAGAGAGAAACTGTTACAGAATAAATGTAACCAGTGGTACTAAATATTTGATCAGAGCTACTTTCTTTTATGGAAACTATGATGGCCTCAATCAGCCACCACAATTTGATCTTCATCTTGGACCTAATTTATGGGACACAGTGAGCTTCCCCAATGCATCACTCAGCGAAATCAGTGAAATCATTTACACCCCATCACTAGATTACATACATCCATGTCTTGTTAACAAAGGTCAAGGGGCTCCATTCATTTCAACCATAGAATTGAGGACTTTGAAAAATGCTTCCTATGTCACAGCGTCAGCTGAATCATTGGCATACTATCGGCGATATGATTTAGGTTCCATCACCAACTTAGTATACAG GTACAACTATGATGTTTATGACCGCATCTGGGTGCCACATGGATTCAACCAGTGGACACAATTAAGCAGCACACTTAATCATGATATATTCCAGAATGATTACAAATTACCAGAAGTTGTCATGAGCACTGCTGCTACACCAATAAATGCTAGTGCTCCATTTCAGTTCTATTGGGATCCAGATAATGTGAATGAGAAATTCTACATCTACATGCACTTTAACGAGGTTAAAATTCTGGCAGAAAATGAAACTAGAACATTCAATATCTTCATGAATGGCAAGTTATTCTATGGACCTCTGACTCCTGGATATCTGAcgaaaaatatcatatatagtACATCAGCTTTGACCGGAGCTACAAGGTATCTATTTTCTCTTGCTAAGACAGGGACTTCTACCCTTCCACCCATCATGAATGCCATGGAGATTTATAAAGTAATAGATTTTGCTCAATCAGAAACTGAACAAGATGATG TTGATGCTATCACAAACATCAAAAACGCTTATGGGGTGGATAGAAATTGGCAAGGAGATCCATGTGGCCCAGTAGCATACATTTGGGAAGGTCTAAATTGTAGTTATGATAACACCCCAAGAATCACATCCTT GAATTTGTCTTCAAGTGGACTGACCGGACAGATATTATCTTTCATCTCCGAGCTCACTATGTTACAGTATTT GGATTTATCAAACAATAGTTTAAGCGGGTCAGTACCTGATTTTCTGACACAACTGCAATCACTTAAAGTCTT AAACTTGGCGAAAAACAACCTTACTGGTCCAGTTCCCGGAGGACTTGTTGAAAGATCAAAGCAAGGTTCACTATCATTGAG CCTGGATCAAAATCCAAATCTATGTGAATCTGATCCATGCATCCAGCAGACAAATAACAAGCAGCCAGATGGTGATCAAcagaagaacaaaaataatatagttatcCCGGTAGTAGCATCAGTTGCTGGGGTTTTGGTGCTCCTAATAATTGTAGCAGCAGCTATAATCTGTGGCCTTAAAAGGAAAAAACCACAAG CATCTGATGTAAACATTTATGTTGAGACGAACACTCCAAATGGATCACAATTTGCATCCAAGCAACGGCAATATACATTCAATGAGCTTGTTAAGATCACCAACAACTTTACCAGAATTCTTGGTAGAGGTGGATTTGGAAAAGTTTATCATGGATTTATTGATGACACTCAAGTAGCTGTAAAGATGCTTTCTCCGTCAGCAGTACGAGGATATGAACAATTCCTAGCAGAG GTTAAACTTCTGATGAGAGTTCATCATAGAAATCTGACTTCTCTTGTTGGGTATTGCAATGAAGAAAACAACATAGGGCTCATCTATGAATATATGGCAAATGGAAACTTGGATGAAATTGTTTCAG GAAAAAGTAGTAGGGCAAAGTTCTTGACATGGGAAGACAGACTCCAAATAGCATTGGATGCAGCCCAAG GACTGGAATATCTGCATAACGGTTGTAAGCCACCAATAATCCACAGAGATGTGAAATgtgcaaatattttattaaatgaaaacttCCAAGCAAAATTGGCTGATTTTGGGCTATCCAAAAGCTTTCCCACAGATGGGGGATCTTATATGTCCACTGTTGTTGCTGGAACTCCCGGTTATTTGGATCCCGA GTACAGCATATCAAGCAGATTGACAGAGAAAAGTGATGTTTACAGCTTCGGAGTTGTTCTTTTGGAGATGGTCACAGGTCAGCCAGCTATTGCAAAAACACCTGATAAGACTCACATAAGTCAGTGGGTTAAATCCATGCTTTCCAATGgggatataaaaaatattgctgACTCAAGGTTTAAGGAAGATTTTGACACTAGCTCAGTCTGGAGAATTGTTGAAATCGGAATGGCTTCTGTGTCCATTAGTCCTTTCAAAAGGCCAAGTATGAGCTATATAGTGAACGAGCTAAAGGAGTGTTTGACGACAGAATTAGCTCGAAAATATAGTGGTCGTGACACTGAAAACAGTGACTCAATTGAGTTGGTCACTCTGAATTTCACAACTGAACTTGGTCCCCCAGCTAGGTAA
- the LOC114422342 gene encoding putative leucine-rich repeat receptor-like serine/threonine-protein kinase At2g19230 isoform X2, producing MHTDSMRSALVWIFTLNVCLQILFIPGGDSKPHPRFREKITEDYNPGFISIDCGASNDYLDEETSIFFKTDTDFIETGENFLTSSQFIQTNDPDLGRQLHTLRSFPEGNRNCYTLKPEYKQGEQKSYLIRAMFGYGNYDGKNHAPTFDLYLGVNYWINVNTATNSYIWTEIIHAPTTDTIQVCLVNIDTGTPFISSLELRPLSTSIYQIMSQSYLHLKGRFDVGGPVVNFYKRYKDDIYDRRWYWRDVKDWYKINTTIDVNKSGNDIYQVPAEILKTAVQSFNRSYDLYHDYEIEWNVHLNKYSRYYVYFHFAEIQKLAPGLRRIINITLNDENILSEPITLEYMKPVTISNKNATQGFVRFSIRATAESDAPPILNAFEVYELITDLNSPTDIKDVDAMENIKRYYGISRIDWQGDPCVPEIFRWSGLDCSYGINPRIISLNLSSSKLGGQIAASVSDLSELQSLDVSDNSLNGFVPESLSQLEYLRILNIGGNKLSGSIPAKLIERSKNGSLILSVDGNQNLCTSTQCHKRNRVVIPLVVTLVGAFILSAVSLFVFRRVQVVVSMTKLKFSNKMEYVDSKKQEFSYSEVQSITNNFERVVGKGGFGTVYYGCIGETQVAVKMLSHSSTQGVQQFQTEANILTRVHHRCLTPLIGYCNEGTRTALIYEYMTNGDLAEKLSGQSQTFLGWEQRFQIALDSAIGLEYLHNGCKPPIIHRDVKTRNILLDENLRAKISDFGLSRIFSDDGDTHVSTAIAGTPGYLDPEDNHGEDSHTQSPGENSHNQMGKFHAG from the exons ATGCATACAGATAGTATGAGGAGCGCACTGGTATGGATTTTTACCTTGAACGTTTgccttcaaattttatttattcctgGTGGTGACTCAAAGCCGCATCCACGTTTCAGAGAGAAAATCACTGAGGATTACAATCCCG gatTTATAAGCATTGACTGTGGAGCAAGTAACGATTACTTGGACGAGGAAACAAGTATCTTTTTTAAGACAGACACAGATTTCATAGAAACGGGAGAAAACTTCTTGACGTCTTCCCAATTTATTCAGACAAATGACCCTGATTTGGGAAGACAGCTACACACACTCAGAAGCTTCCCTGAGGGAAATAGGAACTGTTATACTCTGAAGCCTGAGTATAAGCAAGGTGAACAGAAAAGTTATCTGATTCGGGCAATGTTCGGATATGGAAACTACGATGGAAAAAATCATGCCCCTACGTTCGATCTCTATCTTGGGGTCAACTACTGGATAAATGTTAACACGGCAACAAATTCCTATATTTGGACGGAGATTATTCATGCTCCCACAACAGACACCATACAAGTGTGTCTCGTAAATATTGACACTGGTACACCTTTCATTTCGTCATTAGAGTTACGACCTTTAAGCACTTCCATTTACCAAATCATGTCACAATCATATCTACACCTCAAGGGGCGGTTTGATGTCGGTGGCCCTGTTGTAAACTTTTATAAAAG GTACAAGGACGATATCTATGATCGCAGGTGGTACTGGCGCGATGTTAAAGATTGGTATAAGATCAATACAACCATAGATGTTAATAAATCTGGCAATGATATTTATCAAGTACCAGCTGAAATCTTGAAAACCGCAGTGCAGTCCTTCAATCGCTCATATGACTTGTACCATGACTATGAAATTGAATGGAATGTTCACTTGAACAAGTATTCCAGATATTATGTCTACTTTCACTTTGCTGAAATTCAAAAGCTTGCTCCAGGGCTCAGAAGGATAATCAACATCACTCTCAATGATGAAAACATACTCTCTGAGCCTATAACTCTCGAATATATGAAGCCTGTCACTATTAGTAACAAAAATGCAACTCAAGGTTTCGTTCGCTTTTCAATTAGAGCAACTGCAGAATCGGATGCTCCCCCAATTCTCAATGCTTTTGAGGTTTATGAATTAATAACAGATCTAAATTCACCAACAGATATTAAAGATG TTGATGCCATGGAGAACATCAAACGCTACTATGGGATATCCAGAATAGATTGGCAAGGGGACCCATGCGTTCCAGAAATATTCAGATGGAGTGGCCTGGACTGCAGCTACGGCATCAATCCTAGAATCATATCATT GAACCTTAGCTCAAGCAAACTAGGAGGGCAGATAGCCGCTTCAGTCTCAGATCTTTCAGAACTACAGTCCCT GGATGTCTCAGATAACAGTTTAAATGGTTTTGTGCCCGAGTCATTATCTCAACTTGAGTACCTGAGGATTTT AAATATAGGAGGGAATAAGCTATCGGGGTCAATTCCTGCAAAACTAATTGAGAGATCAAAGAATGGGTCACTAATATTAAG TGTTGATGGAAATCAAAATCTTTGCACCTCGACTCAATGCCACAAGAGAAACAGGGTTGTAATTCCGTTGGTAGTAACACTTGTGGGAGCCTTCATCCTTTCGGCAGTATCACTATTTGTTTTTAGAAGAGTACAAG TTGTTGTGAGTATGACGAAGTTGAAGTTTTCCAACAAAATGGAATATGTAGACTCGAAGAAACAAGAGTTCAGCTACTCAGAGGTTCAAAGTATTACGAATAATTTTGAGAGGGTTGTGGGTAAAGGAGGATTTGGAACTGTCTACTATGGTTGCATAGGTGAAACACAAGTAGCCGTGAAGATGCTCTCTCATTCTTCAACTCAAGGTGTTCAGCAATTTCAGAcagag GCAAATATTCTCACAAGAGTACACCATAGATGCTTGACTCCACTTATTGGATATTGCAATGAAGGCACCAGAACAGCACTCATCTATGAATACATGACCAACGGAGACCTAGCTGAGAAGCTATCag GTCAAAGTCAAACATTCTTAGGTTGGGAACAGAGATTTCAAATTGCTTTGGATTCTGCAATAG GCTTGGAGTACCTTCATAATGGTTGCAAGCCCCCAATTATTCACAGAGATGTTAAGACTAGAAATATTTTACTCGACGAGAATCTCCGCGCCAAAATATCTGATTTTGGATTGTCAAGAATCTTTTCAGATGATGGTGACACCCATGTATCAACAGCAATTGCAGGCACCCCAGGATACCTTGACCCAGA